One region of Nitrosopumilaceae archaeon genomic DNA includes:
- a CDS encoding 4Fe-4S binding protein, which yields MPVGIIPDIGEQMCIGCALCVEICTSLGPDVLRVKPVEGWKRGKAFVFYPERCISDGACIGVCPTKAIFWMRPMDFTVGQPVPLYRNSVFVKGWTELAE from the coding sequence ATGCCAGTTGGAATAATACCCGATATAGGCGAACAAATGTGTATAGGATGTGCACTCTGCGTAGAGATCTGTACATCACTAGGCCCAGACGTACTAAGAGTAAAACCAGTAGAAGGCTGGAAGAGGGGTAAAGCATTTGTCTTTTATCCAGAAAGATGCATCTCAGACGGTGCATGTATAGGAGTTTGCCCAACAAAAGCAATCTTCTGGATGAGACCAATGGACTTTACAGTAGGTCAACCAGTACCATTATACAGAAACTCTGTATTCGTCAAAGGTTGGACTGAACTAGCAGAATAA